One Apis cerana isolate GH-2021 linkage group LG16, AcerK_1.0, whole genome shotgun sequence DNA segment encodes these proteins:
- the LOC108000362 gene encoding protein shuttle craft produces MATWDGSYSGPDDQNCYVYPDQNVSGTTTRNWTLFPNNINNDYLQPNHEFYVQNEPIFEQNNPNTFYQSNTNVVSNLLTTTTYHDHVTNSIGNTEVLNNQEYFPNVDSQQCYIYENNWNSDYDLLKNKIKHDSIKRIKKTSSNITNHSKLHVMAQEFVPNNKEDDDRKKNNELLNTKFINDSDVCVKESNKKSNKYFFCNANRHEKKYNNKRNSNYKPKEGQQDQCYKRNTNTNSYPQQVKTPYKFLGNKYFTNKYYSGKSQINSKYVNEDASEKRTMNNNDACNSKKDSITNLSKRERESSLNMNINKNKNLSNEDNDERSIIADNIQSNDISQSNNLIKELTYYNSGLKQTYNNHKSIRKYNDRYNREENYKEKQFQYQGYNRENYYKEDKFKVRSQICNNGEYNEYKENFSEETGLETKEVKEKRHNYQGYSGFKEHNKESKMEIFKEKDKNKHYVFGNKEKGNEHWRNKREISERNNIQKRGQNKKSPIDDDASQRERLTEQLNRGQLECLVCCEYIKQNDYIWSCSNCYHVLHLKCIKKWAKSSQAENGWRCPACQNVNLIIPEDYFCFCGKTKAPEWNRRDVAHSCGEICGRMLSKNNCPHKCTLLCHPGSCPQCTAMVAKYCGCGKTLQTVQCSVHKLLLCDSICDKNLNCGRHKCQKKCHHGECANCEETITQKCFCGKNTREITCQSNISLTYSCETVCGKLLECGNHTCTKLCHADACESCSLIPEKITTCCCGQTPLTDKRQSCLDPIPICEKICSKNLKCGQPNNPHKCKARCHEGDCPVCDLSTDVKCRCGNMDREIACKDLISKADDARCEKKCIKKRSCGKHKCNQLCCIEIEHICPLICSKTLSCGRHKCEQRCHKGRCQPCWRSSFDELYCECGSSVIYPPVPCGTRRPVCDKPCSRQHSCGHEVLHNCHSEITCPPCTVLTQRWCHGKHELRKAVPCHVNEISCGLSCNKPISCGRHKCITICHPGPCEKPGQQCSQPCTTLREMCGHICAAPCHEGKCPDTPCKEMVKVTCQCGHRTMFRVCAENSKEYQRIASSILASKMADMQLGHSINLEEVFGQGVKKQNQLKTLECNDECKIIERNRRLALGLQIINPDLSGKLMPRYSDFMKQWAKKDPHFCQMVHEKLTELVQLAKISKQKSRSYSFDSMNKDKRHFIHESCEHFGCESQAYDQEPKRNVVATAVKDKCWLPSYSLLEIVQRENGQRKVPGPMLNTTKTDGSVKTILSLPAKKTQKPDTPSSIKTSEPEIDYFDYQG; encoded by the exons atggcTACTTGGGATGGTTCTTACTCAGGACCAGATGATCAAAATTGTTACGTTTATCCCGATCAAAATGTTTCTGGAACTACAACAAGAAACTGGACATTATTtcctaataatataaataatgattatttacaaCCTAATCACGAGTTTTATGTACAAAATGAACCtatatttgaacaaaataatCCAAATACTTTCTATCAATCAAATACAAATGTCGTGTCAAATTTATTGACCACAACCACTTATCATGATCATGTAACAAATTCTATAGGTAATACAgaagtattaaataatcaagaatattttccaaatgttGATTCTCagcaatgttatatatatgaaaacaaTTGGAATTctgattatgatttattaaagaataagataaaacatgattctataaaaagaattaaaaagacttcaagtaatataacaaatcattcaaaattacatGTTATGGCACAAGAATTTGTaccaaataataaagaagatgatgatagaaagaaaaataatgaattattaaatacaaagttTATTAATGATTCAGATGTTTGTGTTAAAGAAAGtaacaaaaaatcaaataaatatttcttttgtaatgCAAATagacatgaaaaaaaatataataacaaaagaaattctaattataaaccTAAAGAAGGACAACAAGATCaatgttataaaagaaatacaaatacaaattcatATCCACAACAAGTGAAGACaccttataaatttttaggtaataaatactttactaacaaatattattcaggaaaatctcaaataaattcaaaatatgtaaatgaagATGCATCAGAAAAACGTACAATGAATAACAATGATGCTTGTAATAGTAAAAAAGAttctattacaaatttaagtaaaagagaaagagaatcatctttaaatatgaatataaataaaaataaaaatttatcaaatgagGACAATGATGAAAGATCTATTATTGCTGATAATATACAGTCTAATGATATATCACaatctaataatctaattaaggAATTAACTTACTATAATTCTGGTTTAAAACaaacttataataatcataaaagtataagaaaatataatgatagatataatagagaggaaaattataaagaaaagcaATTTCAATATCAAGGATATAATAGAGAAAATTACTATaaggaagataaatttaaagtaagaAGCCAAATATGTAACAATggagaatataatgaatataaagaaaattttagtgAGGAAACTGGATTAGAAACAAaggaagtaaaagaaaaaagacataATTACCAAGGATATAGCGGATTTAAAGAAcataataaagaaagtaaaatggaaatttttaaagaaaaagataaaaataaacattatgtatttggaaataaagaaaaaggaaatgaacATTGgcgaaataaaagagaaattagcgaaagaaataatatccaAAAACGAGgacaaaataaaaagtcaCCAATtg ATGATGATGCAAGTCAAAGAGAAAGATTAACAGAGCAGTTGAATAGAGGGCAATTGGAATGTTTAGTATGttgtgaatatattaaacaaaatgattatatttggtCATGTTCTAATTGCTATCATGTTCTACacttaaaatgtattaaaaaatgggCAAAATCATCGCAAGctg AAAATGGATGGAGATGCCCAGCATgtcaaaatgttaatttaataattcctgAAGATTACTTTTGTTTTTGTGGTAAAACAAAAGCACCTGAATGGAATCGTAGAGATGTTGCACATTCCTGTGGTGAAATTTGTGGTAGAATGttgtcaaaaaataattgtccTCATAAATGCACTCTTTTATGTCATCCAGGATCTTGTCCACAATGCACTGCAATGGTAGCAAAATATTGTGGCTGTGGTAAAACTTTACAAACAGTGCAATGTAgtgttcataaattattattgtgtgATTCCATATgtgataagaatttaaattgtgGTAGACATAAATGCCAAAAGAAATGTCATCATGGAGAATGTGCAAATTGTGAAGAAACAATAAcacaaa aatGTTTTTGTGGTAAAAATACAAGAGAAATAACTTGTCAAAGTAATATTTCACTTACATATTCTTGTGAAACAGTTTGtggtaaattattagaatgcGGCAATCATACTTGTACAAAATTATGTCATGCAGATGCTTGTGAATCTTGTTCTTTAATTCCTGAGAAAATTACAACTTGCTGTTGTGGACAAACACCATTAACAGATAAAAGACAAAGTTGTTTAGATCCAATTCctatatgtgaaaaaatatgttcgaaaaatttaaaatgtggaCAACCTA ataaccCTCATAAGTGTAAAGCAAGATGTCATGAAGGAGATTGTCCTGTTTGTGATTTATCTACAGACGTTAAATGCCGTTGCGGAAATATGGATAGAGAAATAGCttgtaaagatttaatatcaaaagctGATGATGCaagatgtgaaaaaaaatgtataaagaaaagatCTTGTGGCAAGCACAAATGTAATCAATTATGTTGTATAGAAATAGAACATATTTGTCCATTAATTTGTTCTAAAACTTTAAGTTGTGGTAGACATAAATGTGAACAAAGATGTCATAAAG gaaGATGTCAACCTTGCTGGCGTAGTAGTTTTGATGAATTATATTGTGAATGTGGATCTTCAGTGATATATCCTCCTGTTCCATGTGGAACACGAAGACCTGTATGTGATAAACCTTGTTCTCGTCAGCATTCTTGTGGGCATGAAGTGTTGCATAATTGTCATAGTGAAATAACTTGCCCACCTTGTACTGTCCTCACTCAAAGATGGTGTCATGGTAAACATGAATTACGAAAAGCTGTGCCATGTCatgttaatgaaatttcatgtGGTTTATCATGTAATAAACCCATATCTTGTGGTCGACATAAATGTATTACTATTTGTCATCCTGGACCATGTGAAAAACCAGGACAACAGTGTTCTCAGCCTTGCACTACTTTAAGAGAAATGTGTGGACATATTTGTGCTGCTCCATGTCATGAGGGTAAATGTCCAGATACACCTTGTAAGGAAATGGTTaag GTGACATGTCAATGTGGACATAGAACTATGTTTCGTGTTTGTGCCGAAAATTCTAAAGAATATCAAAGAATAGCAAGTAGTATATTAGCTAGCAAAATGGCTGATATGCAACTAGgtcattctattaatttagaagaagTATTTGGTCAAGgagtaaaaaaacaaaatcaattaaaaactttagaaTGTAATGatgaatgtaaaataatagaacGGAATAGAAGATTGGCATTAggtttacaaattataaatccaGATTTAAGTGGAAAATTAATGCCTAGATATAGtgattttatgaaacaatGGGCTAAGAAAGATCCACATTTTTGTCAAATggttcatgaaaaattaacaGAGTTGGTTCAGTTAGCAAAGATTTCTAAACAAAAATCACGCAGTTATTCTTTTGACAGCATGAATAAAGATAAACGTCATTTCATTCACGAGTCTTGTGAACATTTTGGTTGTGAAAGTCAGGCATATGATCAGGAGCCAAAAAGAAATGTTGTTGCAACTGCTGTAAAAGATaaa tgtTGGTTACCTAGCTATAgtttattagaaattgtaCAACGAGAAAATGGTCAAAGAAAAGTTCCAGGTCCAATGTTAAATACTACAAAAACTGATGGATCTGTGAA gaCAATATTATCACTGCCTGCaaaaaaaactcaaaaacCAGATACACCATCAAGCATAAAAACATCAGAGCcagaaatagattattttgattatcaaGGTTAA